The sequence CTGTGGGGCTAGCTTCTACATACACAGCATCACAGAGCAGCACTGCCAAGGCTTCGCTCCCCAGACCCGCAGAAGGAAGGTAGTGactgaaacaaaatatatatgcatatgaatTCACTTTACTTGTATGGGTCTctggaaaaaacaaataaacaaacaaaaaagctgcTGACAAAATTCTAGCCCCACCTTCATTTGGAGCTCAGAAACAGACCTTAATTTACAAAATCACCGACCAGAGTTAAAGCCAGCATGAAGGGGCTGGCAAGTATCTAGACCATCTGCTTTGGACAGGcagataatccctggagaatcttTTCTCCCCGTGCAGCTGGGCCCGTGGCTCACCTGGCTGGGCAGCCTCTCCTACTCCGATCGGCTCCGCGCGCGCAGCTACCGCCACTACCCGAGCTCCGGTTGCCCAGGTAACTCGGAACGCGCGCGAGCCGGCGGCAGAAGGCGGGTGCGCGGCGTGGGTAGCGCCTGCTCAGCTCGGTTGAACGCGGAGGCGACGCGCAGCTAGAACTCCGAGGGGAGTGGCTCTTCAGCCGCGGCTCCTGTGCCGCTCTGGGCTTAGCCAGTGAGGGGCCAGGGGGTGTGGTCCAGGGAAGGGGCAGGTGGACTACTTAGGACCGCACCAGCCACCGGACTCCGCCTCCCCACGCGTATCTGTCCTGCGTACGTTTGCAGCCCGCCGCAGCCCGGGCGTTAGGGTAGTAGAGCGGCCACCTGGCTACGTCATGGTGACCCCCTGCCCCACCAGCCCCTCTGCCGGAGCTGGGAGGCTAGACAACAACCAGAATTTTCGAGCCCCGGTGAAGAAGAGCAGGCGCCCGCGCCTCCGGAGGAAAGAGCCGCTTCAGCCCCGGAATCCCTGCACGCCCCGAGGAGACTCCGGAGTTTGCGACCTTTTTGAGTCTCCCAGCTCCGGTTCGGACCTTGCAGACAGCCCCGCCGAGTCGGTGGCGCGAGACTGTAGCCCCCTGCCGGGTCCTGCCCGGCCGCTGGAGCCGCTAGATCTACAAACCTTCCGGGACTACGGCCAGAGCTGCTACGCTTTCCGTAAGGCTCAGGAGAGCCGCTTCCATCCGCGGGAGTCTCTGGCGAGGCAGCCACAAGTGAGGCGCTGGCAGAGCCAGTCCCCCGCCGCTGCTCTTGCTCTCCCAGGCTCTCTCCCAGGCTCTCTCCTTTTCTGCTTTTACCTTTCGCGGCGCCCAGGCAGAGCAGCGCGTCTCAGTCCCTGCCCCCAGGCAGAGCAAGAGAGGCCTTCCAGGGCCAGGTCACGGTCCTCAATTTACAGTGGGAGAAAAGTAGATGGCTTAAGTGACCTGCCGCAAGTCTTCAAACTAGTGGGGCAGTGAAGAGTGCAAAGGAGTTAGTTTCTGGGTTGAGCCCGAACTCCTACAGACCTCGGGCAATTTATTTAACAATCCCAAATTCTTTTCGTCGTCTGCAAAATGGATTACTCATCCATCCCTACCTTCCATCAAATTGCTGAGAGGATTACTCGAAGCAATGAGTATGCCGAGCTGGTACAGCGCCGGGCACGAATCCAAACTTTTCGGTTTTCAGCAGGCCAGCCCTCTTTCCGCAACGGCACTGCCCTCCTGTTTCTCAGTTTCTAGAGCACTTAGCTTTTTCCTCTTCTCGCTTTCTTTGGGGAAAGCTCCCTGGGCCGACCTGACCCTTCCTTTCTGGAGTTCCCCGCCCCCACTTCCCCCCAGTTTAGCTCTAGGCTCAGCCTCCTcgccttcctcctccctctcgGCAGGTGACTGCGGAATCCCGTTGTAAACTGCTCAGCTGGCTGATCCCTGTGCACCGCCAATTCGGCCTCTCGTTCGAGTCATTGTGCCTGACAGTGAACACTTTGGACCGCTTCCTCACCACCACACCAGTGGCTGCAGACTGCTTCCAGCTGCTCGGGGTCACCTCTCTGCTTATCGCTTGCAAACAGGTATCTTGACGAGGCATGGGGCTTCGGGTGCAGCCAAACTCCCTTCCATTCTCTGGCCACCCGGTTCTCCAGAGCGCAAGGTTCAGTGTGTTGATTTCTTTTGCCAGAGGCTTGCGAATCTATAGATTCCAAGCCTTAACTTCATAATCCTCCTATAAACCAAGAATCCTTTCACTCAGCCCCCCAAGAAGTAAGTCGTAGTTAATCCCCAAAAGTTttgtggcacctctgttctagtcGGGTCGGGGAGCAGGCTCAAAAATTCCCAAACCTGATTTTTAGTCAAACAGTAGAGAAGCTACTTTGGAAGTACATACTAGGTGGAGTGGTGGAAAGATTAAGCCAGGATATCTCTCTGGAAGGGATGATGGGGAGACACAGTTTTCTCCTGGGTTTCAGACTGGTAAAGCCTCAGCCCTGGAAGCAGAGAGGCAGGGGATGAATGCACACTGTGTTGCAGGTGGAGGTGCACCCACCGCGCGTGAAACAGCTTCTGGCCCTGTGCTGCGGAGTCTTCTCCCGGCAGCAGCTCTGCAATCTCGAATGCATCGTGCTGCACA is a genomic window of Callospermophilus lateralis isolate mCalLat2 chromosome 5, mCalLat2.hap1, whole genome shotgun sequence containing:
- the Ccno gene encoding cyclin-O, which gives rise to MVTPCPTSPSAGAGRLDNNQNFRAPVKKSRRPRLRRKEPLQPRNPCTPRGDSGVCDLFESPSSGSDLADSPAESVARDCSPLPGPARPLEPLDLQTFRDYGQSCYAFRKAQESRFHPRESLARQPQVTAESRCKLLSWLIPVHRQFGLSFESLCLTVNTLDRFLTTTPVAADCFQLLGVTSLLIACKQVEVHPPRVKQLLALCCGVFSRQQLCNLECIVLHKLHFSLGAPTISFFLEHFTHTRVEAGQAEVSEALEAQALARGVAELSLADYAFTGYAPSLLAICCLALADRMLGLPHPVDLRLGEHSEAALQDCLGKLQLLVAINSTSLTHMLPLQICKKCNLFPSLK